In Spodoptera frugiperda isolate SF20-4 chromosome 13, AGI-APGP_CSIRO_Sfru_2.0, whole genome shotgun sequence, the following are encoded in one genomic region:
- the LOC118270719 gene encoding cytochrome P450 4C1-like, protein MIVSILITSICVWLAYVLLCRRYFPVNEQVATCPGKWPLIGHALQLMNTKEATRNLMAFGEYSAKIGDVVTFYIGPIPVYVVTDPEDVATVANKCLDKLFVYRFIEPMVGKEMVAADVPTWKRNRKVLDLCFKQHILDDYLQLFNERAERFVETIAEDVGQGEVDLKKKISRSVLETTCRTTLGINRDGMNDINDNYAKAINDCLDTLSDRIYKPWLIVDAVFNLSSDKKKLDKALETIFEFSEKTVLLRKAERIQCLQKNEDLNHKGGFKSVLDVILENTITETKSAFTDTQLRNLMDNMLLAAFDTTIYQMNLVLVCIGSSSEVQDKILQEMNLILGKDGRLKGDNLSQLVYLDAVVKEAIRLYPVGPLVGRTTTAHTKLRNVTIPAGSSVVVHIWGTNRNPRQWGPDAEEFRPERWLDSTMPKHQAAFATFGPGKRGCVGKTYALMYIKATVVSLLRKYKITADHKKLKLECKIMFKPLSGHLIEIEERNK, encoded by the exons ATGATAGTGAGTATATTGATCACATCAATATGTGTGTGGCTGGCGTATGTGCTCCTGTGTCGCCGGTACTTCCCAGTGAATGAGCAAGTGGCGACGTGTCCAGGGAAATGGCCGCTCATTGGACATGCTCTTCAACTGATGAATACTAAAG aagcAACTCGCAATTTAATGGCGTTTGGGGAGTATTCGGCGAAGATTGGAGATGTCGTAACTTTTTATATAGGACCCATACCTGTCTACG TTGTGACGGACCCGGAAGATGTCGCCACAGTCGCCAACAAATGCTTGGACAAGTTGTTCGTGTACAGGTTCATAGAACCAATGGTGGGCAAGGAGATGGTGGCTGCTGATG taccaaCGTGGAAACGAAATAGAAAAGTGTTAGACCTTTGCTTCAAGCAGCACATATTGGACGACTACCTCCAACTATTCAATGAACGCGCTGAGCGATTCGTGGAGACGATTGCCGAAGATGTCGGTCAAGGTGAAGTGGATCTAAAGAAGAAAATTTCAAGGAGTGTCTTGGAAACTACTTGCC gAACCACTTTAGGGATTAATCGCGACGGAATGAACGACATTAACGATAACTACGCCAAGGCTATAAACGACTGCCTGGATACTCTTTCTGATAGGATCTACAAGCCCTGGCTCATTGTGGATGCTGTCTTCAACTTGTCCAGCGACAAAAAGAAGTTGGATAAGGCACTGGAAACCATATTTGAGTTTTCCGAAAAA ACAGTGCTGCTACGAAAGGCGGAACGCATTCAATGTTTGCAAAAGAATGAGGACTTAAACCACAAAG gTGGATTTAAAAGCGTTTTAGACGTAATTTTGGAAAATACAATAACTGAGACCAAGAGCGCATTCACTGACACTCAGTTACGGAATTTAATGGACAATATGCTCCTGGCTGCCTTCGACACCACTATCTACCAGATGAATCTCGTATTGGTCTGCATCGGCAGTAGCTCTGAAGTGCAGGATAAGATTCTTCAAGA GATGAATTTAATCTTGGGTAAAGATGGAAGACTTAAAGGTGACAATCTATCTCAACTGGTATATTTAGATGCAGTTGTTAAAGAAGCTATCAGATTATATCCAGTCGGACCACTGGTAGGCCGTACCACGACGGCACATACAAAGTTGC GCAATGTGACCATACCCGCTGGTAGTTCTGTAGTTGTGCATATATGGGGTACAAATAGGAACCCAAGACAATGGGGCCCAGATGCTGAAGAATTCAGGCCAGAGAGATGGTTAGATTCAACGATGCCAAAACATCAAGCTGCATTTGCTACTTTTGGACCAGGAAAAAGGGGATGCGTTG GTAAAACCTACGCGTTGATGTATATTAAAGCAACCGTTGTATCGCTACTGCGCAagtacaaaattacagctgatCACAAGAAACTGAAACTGGAATGCAAAATCATGTTCAAACCTTTGTCAGGGCATTTGATTGAAATCGAAGAAAGGAATAAATAG